Below is a genomic region from Sander vitreus isolate 19-12246 chromosome 15, sanVit1, whole genome shotgun sequence.
ATTCAAAGTAAATAATGGAAGCTGGGCATTAACTCAACTTTAAGCTTAGCAGCCatactgtttacctttttttttaatacattaatacattCTGTGATTTCATTCCCCAAACTGCTAATTATCTGAGCAAAATGTGAGGCTGGCAGATGGTAATGTTCACAACCCCGTTTAATCTATTACATGTTTAAATCTCACTGAGCATGCATAATACTGTCCAAACTAATAGTTCTGGGCTGGCTTTAATAGAAATGGCAGATGAGGGGAACTGTCtttgtaattctgctaaatggCCTATTCATACATTATTTGTTCACTACATACTTATAAGCCTTACAGACTACAATGACGATAGCAAGctcaagatttaaaaaaaaaaaaaaaaaatagttcatACATTTTCAGTTTCTGACATGTCATTTAGTTTAGACACTAGACTATTGATATTTTGAGGCCACTTTATATCCAAGACATGTCAGTGAACATGACTTTATTGAATTCTTAGtaaaaataaagtgtatttCTCATTAATTGGTTGGGGTTGTGATAAAGCAACTCCTGTAAGGAAGGTAGCCccgttttttttgttctgttttcagtTGGTCAGTTGGTAGGACTGGTGGGGGTTTGGTAAGGCCCTATCATTGGATGAGATGTTGTCATCCTAAGTGAACACAGGAAGTGGAGGGGTTCTGGTAAGGCCCCTGATAGAGGTGTTGTGATGGTATGTGTATTCTGATGCTGGGGGATTTTGGTAAGGCCCTGAGACTGGGGCAGAGACTTCCATAAGGCCCATGAGTGAGGGATTATGGTAAGACCATCAACTGTAGTATGAGTGAGGATGTTTGGTAAGGCCCTCAGAATGTATATGTGAGGATTTGGTAAGGCCCTCAGACTGTATGCTCTAAGTGATGGGTTTTGGTAAGGCCCTCTTCTGAAAAGTTTTCCCCTCAGGGATCATCACTACAGACCAGTGTAGCAGCCAGGATGAGCCACCTGGATCTTGCCAAGTCCACTTCCATTATACAAGATGGATTGAAAGACTATTGTGTGGTATACTGAGATGAGGTGTAGGACAAAGTCTGAATGTACACAAGGTTGGAAATATGCGAAAGGCTGGAGACTCCTTGTTGATGAAAGCTCATGTTGATCTCTCATAAAGCTTGTAAAAGGTTTCAGCAGATTAAAGCCGCTATAACACAACGTTCTGCCATACCATAATATTTGATTGAAAAATCGTATACTGTTTGGTGCAAGATAAATTTGATCTGACATGCTGTTGTGTGTGCGCTTAATCACTAATTTATTCTCAAACATTTGTAAAACGAAGGTCAAAATCGAGTGACCGAACTCTATCGTACAAACGATAGATTTCAGTTATTCAGAAACCTGAAGCGAAACACATTGCAGTGTGCTGAAGTGCCATGATATAATTTAGTCTGATCTATAATAGTAGATGCAATCTCACCTGTCCCAGCAGGTTGGGTTAAGATATCGCACTATCTATGGTTTGAGTGATCTAGTTTGTAACAGTCAAACCTGTGTGAAACCTTAAGAATTGATCAAAATATGAGGAGTAACTCCCTTGTtcagtgtgtatatgtatgtgcatatatatataataaatttgCGCGCTGCAGTTAAATCCTCATGATTATCCTTAAGAAAACCTAGACGACTTTAAATGGCTACTATATACTGTTATTTAATGTAGACGCAACCTAAAGCTGGGTATTTAAATGATGCAGTTAAAAGTGTAACGTATCAATCACTCATCGGGTGGAAGGAAGTCTGCTCCCATTATCCTTCGGCTTTTGCCCAGAGAGCAGCCATCTCGGCCTCGCCTGCTCCTGGTCAGTATAATAATGCACTGTTTGTTTCCTTGGCCACATTGATGCAGTTGTATTCTGATCTAACCTCTGTCTTCCCTCTTCCATTCCTCTTCTCCAGCCGCCTACAAGCATGCAGATGGGAAGAAGATTGACGGGAGAAGGGTGTTGGTGGACGTGGAACGAGGGCGCACCGTAAAAGGATGGCATCCTCGCAGGCTAGGTCAGctgccttttttaaatgttaaagggatatttcaccccTAAAATCAAAGCTATTTCTTTCCTCTTACCTTCATGCTATTTATCAGTCCAGATAGTTTTGGTGTCAGTTGCCACGGGTTGGAGATAGTAGCCGTAGAGATCTCTTCCTTCTCTCTATAAAATGGAACTGGATGGCACTCGGCTTGTAGtgaaagtgccaaaaaaaaaaatagttggaaaaactcaacagccatgtctctttccagaaatcgtGACCCTGTTACTCGAGATTATCCACAGACCTGGTTGTGACGCTGTCAGCCTGCGTCGGCTGCTGTCGGCCTGCATGcacctttaataaaaaaaaaaaacccgaatACCTACCTATTCAGGTCCAGCCCtacgccagatgagtgacaactttGTTGGCTacttttctgtaaccagtgtaggatgaaggcatgttggtaATCTGTGTCCAAACCGGCAGTGGCAGATGCCGCCCACAAaggcagaaaccttggacagagccaggctctAAGcaaagtttttcctcaccactcgaggtttctgcctaaaaggaagctTTTCATCGCCACTGATGCACCAAATacttgctcgtgggaaattgttgggtctttgtaaattatagtgtggtctagacctactctatctgtaaagtgtcttgagagaattcttgttatgatttgatactataaataaaattgaattgaagtttggtcggtggaattagcaagctaacgttagctaatgagTCAGTGACAGAGGGCAGACATCTCTACGACTGATATCtcccaacactgggcaactcacactaCAGGTTAAaggaaaaatgtgtatttttgatttccaggtgaactgtcccttttttAAGCTTTGAAGGTCTGTGCTAAGCACGTTTTCATTTTAACCCAAAGACAAACGAACCCACAACCAACAGAACAGTGTCTTTTCTGAGAGCTTAATCTGAGTTTTAAGCTTGTAGACCGGTCtactataatattttttttaggacggggcaggctaacgttagcagtagTGAAGCTTCATTTACTGTAGAATAACTGGTCATGTTAGCTTAGCTCACTGAACTTTCCAAAAGCCTGTTTTAACACTGGTAATAAGAAATATGACTTATATGCTTGTGTATATAAACGTACAAACTAACAGAGTTGCTACTAGTGTCTGACGGCAATATACTGCCGAGCGGTGCTGTGAAGGAGATCACATTTCAATAATGTAGCGGTGGGATTATGGGTGACAGGGGTGATGAGGTTTTTGTATGGCAAGGGGTCTCAAAGAAAGCTGAAACCGGTTCAGCCGGTGTTGGGCTTGATATCAAACTAGTTCTAAATTTTTACACCAGCCCAAGCCTAGCCTAACACATTTAACTGTACTTGTGTTTTGCCTGTTTTTCTGAATTAGGTGGTGGATTGGGTGGCACTAGGAGAGGTGGAGCTGATGTCAACATCAAGCACTCTGGCCGCGATGATGCGTCACGTTATGATGATCGCCCACTGGGGGGGTGAGTACTTTCAGGTTTTCAGGTCTCTTTGGTATAAAACCAAGTTGTGCTCTGTATAACGGTATTTACTTTGTCCTGACTGCGCACAGTGATCGGGACCGGGGAGAGCGGAGGGAGCGCAGCCGGGAGCGAGACCGGGAAAAGGACAGAGGAGAACGCAGACGGTCCCGATCCCGAGAACGGCGTCGACGTACCCGTTCCcgggagcgagagagggagagagagagaccgattGCCGCAGCAGAGGacagcggcggcggcggcggtggtggtggtggaggtggtggtAGCAGGCGTCGAGAGCGAGAGAAGGACCGTGGGGGGGCAGTGGGAGGCGACAGCAGGAGTAGGGAGAGGAGTCGAGAAcggaagaggaggagcaggagccGCGATCgcaagagagacagggagaggggcAAGGGGCTGGATGGAGAGGAGGTCAGCCAGGGAGACGGTGCTCCTGAGGGGGGCGAGCGCATTCCGGAGGAACACGAAGGAGAAGTGGGTGAGGGCACGGATGAGCGTAGAGACAGGGACCGAGAAAGGGACAGGGAGCGCAGGCGCAGCCACCGGGACAGAGACAGGCGCAGGGGAGACcgggacagagacagggagcaCAAGAGGGAgcggggggagagagacaggggggaGCGCAGAGAGGAGCGCCATGGCTCCCTTCGAGATGATATGGGCCCCCAAGATGACATGGGCAATGAGGATGAGGGGGGAGCCCCGCCACACATGGAGGAGTACAGTCAGGACGGAATGATGGATCAGCAGTCGGTGCCGTCGGCTGACGGCTACGTCTCCAGTGAGAACGGCTACAAGATGGAGGCTCCAGGAGACGAGTACTGAGATGGCCCCTCTCCCAGCAGACTGCCACTCAGACAAGTTGTTTCATACTATACTTTAACTTGACCTCCTAACTTTTTGCCAAGGCACAGGAAGCCTAAATGATGTCAGGGCTTCTTCAGTACCAACAAGCTCGCTTTCCTCCTATCTGTCAAGAATCTGTTGAAATATTCCACTTCATACTGTTGCACGCACAGTTGATGCATATAACTGATTTGATCTCACTGAAGTTGCAGCTTTCCTGCATTTCCCAACTAATCTGTGCCACAATTGTTTTGAGTTACCTTGATGATTCAAGCTaggtatgttttgtttttttcttttcacttgaCTTGGGatgaactgtaaaaatacaAGCTTTGTTTTTAGATGAGTAGATGTGTTGTCTTTTATTTCCAGATTCATAAAGCAGTTAGACTGTATGCTCATTTGGAACCAAGTGGCCGATTTCTCCTCAATCTGTGAAATTGAAGGAAATGTAGTATTGTGTAACAATTGAGGGCTGTTCTGTTCATTCTggaataaagttttttttaattatgtctCCTGTTTGTATGTTAGATTTGCAAAGGTCTTCATAGCTTATATTCTTACATACATTACAACATAGAAACTTCATTCAAACATCAACACGTTCAGCTCAATTAGGACGTGGGCTTTTTATCAGTCATAAATTTGTATTAAACTAGCCTGACATTTGTTATGACCTATGTTAATTTGCATCTCTGCTTTCAGTCTGCGCAGTAGCATTGCTTTAAACATACGTTGAAGATGCTGAAACGGTATAGGCTAGTCCCACACTGAAGCCGGAGCTGTGGTTAAGCTACGACGTCACTGCCTGAACCTCAGTCCAGCATCCCGGACCTCATTACAGCCATACATCCTCACACAGTCTGCTGACCATGTCATCATAACAGATGGAGAACGCGTTACCGTGAACCAGCCCTTCTGCTCATCCACGCAGTGTTCCATAGACTACCAGCCTGGAAATGATGTCCTCTTACTACCACCCTGCCAAGGAAACTGACATGGCGGCCATGACAGAGCCGCTCTGCCTGGAAAGAGGTAACGTTAGTTACCGTGCCAGACCTCTTGACTACAATCTACTGgctaaaataaatgtagtttacAGTGAACCTATATTTTACTTCAATGATGCAGAGCTCGTTCTTTGTCTCAAATTTCCCATTCATGGTAAACAATAAaggcgttttttttctcatttaaacatttgtgaAATAAAGTGGCGTATGTCGCAGTTATTCGTTGAATTAAATGTTTGAAAGGGCACGGCCTATCGCGGGAGCTTGGCTCGGCCGTTCGctcgtttcttttcttttagtaAAATTTGCTAAACGCTTAGCTAAATGATGAACAAACGTGTTTGGTGTGGTCCAGCTGAACGAATGACAGACGAAGTAACGTTACCGTAATGTTACGTGCTTCCGACACTGTGCATATCATACTGTATCATGGAACTGTTTTGAATTCCGCTGGGACTGAATTGTCGAGTTGCCATCACTGTAACTACACTGTACTATAACGTGCACGTCGTGCAGCGCGAGTAAATGTGGTAAGAGCCTGTGACGCGGACGCAAGAACGGATTGCTCAAGGGGCGGTCAAGCCTGGGCAAAAACCGCTTTTGTTAGTTCATATGAACGGTGGAGCGAGCTGCATTAACACTAGGCTGGGATGGGTTAGAccaggggcgtttctaggactCGAGTAGATTCGGGGCTTAGCCCggacccatttaaataaactgaatgcaatgcaaaacagcaaTTGGCTTGCCCAGCTTGTTTATAACcaatgtatgttcattttagctgcccagtttgtagatgttGTTTAGATGGCACCACtatttggcctaatcataactggtctggcaacccaaaggccaaggttttCTTTCCAGATTTGTTTGGTGACTTATGATGCGGGGGGGTCCACCCCCATAACATTTTTAGCATGAAACACTTAAtatcctgcattctggtgaatttgtatgcacctatttatacctttttctgaatcactttatgctggaaatatctttatgtaaagggaaacaattacaattacaatgcaaatataaaaacgtaatggaatatattgcagtaaggcattctgtattgcgtTCATGTATTTATTCTGCTGTAGATCGGCTTTTCTAAttctatctgagtcagcacacatgtagcctagcatcatttactcctccctcctcttttgcgtcttttgttgaggaagtaacctccttaaatgtgcatatgacaattattcacttcagtgatacattaattcattttttattaattaataaacccctggactttaatatttcagatgtgtttgagcaagatttctgctcatgttcaaaactttgtgcacattcaaaatatatctgtgttctctgagatttggaggagtcgtgatattttgagaaaaataaagttataataggctattacaagaataaagtcactatatttcagaaaataatctacctgcaccatagcctgctgtgcaatacgtgattgctctgctgatgcggtagatctcagaccttctgacagacacagagccccgtttgagactctggtctctgaatgagacgaagtttagggaagtggctgaacgctgctctacatcagAGTTGGCAAACCAAAACGacggcagaaatacacggagttCAAACgcgacacatctgccgcagcatctctacagcagagcgcgtccattatgaacctgaagctgcacagaccatgGAAGGCACGCTGCTCGGCActatttttacagcgagagtggacactaagcgacgcacaggtctgctatCTAGGTAACAGCAACAAATACGGCATGATGGTCAGACCCCGCACGTAGCTGCCCGTTCTATTCACCTcggaaaaataaactggacaaagttacagTTCTACCATGAGTTCTAGCACAATGAAATAAGGCAACTCATGATTTCGGGGGTTTACATAGGCTATTGTCCggtttcatatttgtcagtcaacttttcaaaaataCATCTGGGGCTGAAGCCCCGGCAAAATCGGCTGACGCCGCCTCTGGGTTAGACTAGGGTTAACCCTACAACTCTGCCAGCAGCCGCTGGAGTTAGCCGCATGCTGAGTTAGaatcacacatttaaataacacCTGAGGTGTTTATTGGGTGTATTATTATCTAGAATGAGCCTAAGCTTTaagctaatctgtattgttgcccaaaaatgaaaGCTGATTGGACGACCACGTTACgcgggtctggtttctccagaaattcaaagccagacggTCATGGCGGCacgttcagaatacaatctcatattgtactaaaatagttcaccgaaacgtgtttctgaaaacattttaagcgagaaataggccgtgcagttgctgaatctgtcttcatttcaaatcgacaaaggtcagtttaaaagccTAGCCTAAAGGCAAACAagggcacggaacacaccgaacagactcgagtcactgacctcgccagactgtccgacggccgattatcgggttagtgtgtcacgACCTTAACAAACTATACTGCAATACAGGCCCTGTCAATGGTCTTTACAATGTAGTGATTCCCCTGTATGTGATTCCCCCTgtcttttagttacattcattcagcttaggtgctgcacctaaaccttataacGGCAGGGGAAACCCTGCATTGgagtttttttattgtgttttagttgcaaaaaaggtactaaataataataatcaaatgaCTTGCCTAACATAGTAATTAGAATTTCCACGCAGTGAGCCGGAGGCCTGTGGAGCCCCTGAGGATCTGGTTGGCCCTGTTGGTAATCCAGCCTTGTGTGTCAGATGTGTGCAGGGTGATCGAGCTGCTGGACCGGCTGCAGCGGAGTGGGGAGCTGCCTCCTCCCAAACTGCAGGCCCTGCAGAGAGTCCTGCAGAGCAAGTTCTGTGCTGCCATCAGAGAGGTATGGATGTGCAGCAGAGGGTTGTTAGGGGTTGTCTGGGGTGGCAGAAATATCGGGAGGGCTCAAGCCCATTCGTTTCCACATCCTAATAGTATTTCCACCCTAATGTATTGATGGTATGTTATGGTTTTACCCCCCACAACACTCAGCATCTGCCCTTTACACATTCACATGTAACAGATCTTTTGACTGCGTCGTGTGGCTGTCATCACATGACCTATATGTGGATGGGTCATACTGTAACTGGAGATGGtcatatatgtatacagtatgtagcgcAATGGTAACATCTGTCTCTGTTCAGAGATGGGCAGATGTGAATAATCTTGAATCCTGGTccatgacctttgacctcttccCAGGGTGGAAACTGGCTCAAATATCTGGAAATCAACAATCACAATAACAAATGATTTCACATTTCAGTAGTCAGTAGAAATCCAAGTGGTTGTGCAACATTTAAGGTCATAATCCAAAAGCAAACATTTAACAAGCTCCAACACCATGCACGTTTTTCAACTGATAACTGCAGAAAGGGATTATTGCAACATGAAGAGACAAAAGATATTCTGACTTACACTTAAATAGAGGAGTTTCAGATTCATTTCACAATTTCAGTCATTCAAGTAAACAGTTATTCaagtattattaattcaactgAATAATAAACAAACTAGGTACAGCatgttaatcagtgagctttGAGCCAGTTGGTAGGCATATCTTTTGActgtggacagagccaggctacatGTTAAAGGACAagtccggcgcaaaacgaacctaggggttaataacatatgtgtacccagtcgaccgttctctgggacatgttttcatgctaatcgaatgtgtatttagcttgaaacaagctagcacgAACTGGTAATTAGCTGCTAATGCTACCTTTctgggcagagggtaaatcgctatttctataccactaacagggctcaaaatagcaccacacttcaacagtagcataatgagggtcactacatgtaaacagaagcattgagaactttgtaagtgtacagacagtttattagaAAGATagattagaaagacagtagACTTCATTTTTATATGCGGGcaccatcttggaaaacagtcatgactagacaaacgccgtgcaaccagtaacatctagctcaaacacagcgttcgtcgttcgactggtcatgactgttttccaagatggtgCTCGCATGTAAACTGTCTgaacacttacaaagttctcaatgcttcgggtTTACATGTAGTGACCCTCATTATGCATTATGCTATTTTGAGCcctgttagtggtatagaaatagcgatttaccctctgccccaaaaggtagcattagcagctaatcaccggttcgcgctagcttgtttcaagctaaatacacattcgattagcatgaaaacatgtcccagagaacggtcgactgggtacacatatgttattaacccctaggttcgttttgcgctggaCTTGTCCTTTAACCCCTGCTACAGGCTTTATGTTTAGCTTAGGCTAACCACGTCCTCATTCCAGCTCTCTAATACAAGAGTAAGCAAGTAACTATGTTTCCCAGAAtattaaactattcctttaactgtTAACCTCTTTGAAGCACTAATTAACCCCATGTTTGTCTTGAAAACTTATATATCAAAGTAGTCATCATGAAGCATGAGACCTCTTGGGCACAAATACATTTACGTATTCACTTCACTACACTCCTATGTTGCTGTGACTCATCTGTGCTCTGCCCTGTTGCCCCTCAGGTGTATGAGCAGCTGTACGACACTCTGGACATTGTTGGAGGACCAGAGGTGCGAGCACAGGCAACTGCCAAGGTATCACATGCAAACTACTATATTAGCCCCAATATTATACAGGGTGGTGGCCGGGTTgactcagtggtagagcaggcgcacatatactgagaggtttatgttgccgcagaggtccagggttcaaatcggacctgtgacaatttcctgcatgtcttccccctctctcgcctagctgtcctgtcaaaaatgaaaggcggaaaagcccaaaaataatctttgaaaaAAGTCCAAAGCATTTTACCTTGTCTTAATGTGACACAGTCTTGTTTGATACGTTGTGTGATGTAACTGATCACCCTTTACCTTCCTGACCAGGCCACAGTGGCAGCGTTTGCAGCCAGCGAGGGCCACGCCCACCCAAGGGTAGTGGAGCTGCCCAAGACCGAGGAGGGTTTGGGCTTTAACATCATGGGGGGCAAAGAGCAGAACTCTCCCATATACATATCCAGGGTGATCCCTGGGGGGGTGGCCGACCGCCAAGGAGGGCTGAAGAGAGGGGACCAGCTGCTGTCTGTCAACGGAGTGGTAAGAAGctgcggcacacacacacacacacacacacacacacacacactggagctacacacacactcatacaagtTTATTTTAATGCCAGCTTTTATAAATAAACTACCATGAACAAATGCATGTAGATGAATATTCACACTCTGTCAGCCAAATACAGTACTTGAGGTTCTAGATGAGTGGTTTCCAGTGTTTTCATTAAGACTCTACTCGTCCACTTTCAATTCCAGTTGAGTTTTGACACCTCAACTTGAATTGAACttgttgtaaagtacccttGTGCCATCTGGGGGCTCTTCTTTCTGCGGTTTGACAGTTTGTTCCTgctgaaataagttattgttattacattttaaatacacgTTTTTAATTTAACCATATGGCATAAGCATGTAACTTTAAAATAGAATGAGAATCGTTAAAAGAACTGGAACTGataatcagaatcgttaaaccAGGGGTCTATGgcagagttttttttagatCCATTCATTTCAGTTGTCACGACTTTCTTTTACCAAAGGCTTCATGGTTCAACGAATGGTTTTTAAAGATTTGAATCTATAATAGTTCATAGATTAGATTATTTTACTCTTAGAATCTGCAAACATGTTTAATACAGTCTAATATCTTTTTACATAACTCAGACTATAGAAGTGTAAAAAATAGGCTATGTCTAATTATTCCATGGGAGATACCTAAAGGGGTCGTCCTTCTGGGTATATTCTCTCTCTTATAAGGGCTCATTGGATAAAATAGATGGCGAGCCTGTAGTCTGAGCCAGTAGTCTGAGCCTGTAGTCTGAGCCTGTGGTCTGAGCCTGTGGTCTGAGCCTGTAGTCTGAGCCTGTAgtctgagcctgtgtgtgtgttgtccatgCAGAGCGTGGAGGGCGAGCACCATGAGAAGGCTGTGGAGCTGCTGAAGGCCGCCCAGGTTTCAGTCAAGCTGGTGGTGCGCTACACCCCAAAGGTCCTGGAGGAGATGGAGGCTCGCTTTGAGAAGATGAGGAGCGCCCGGAGACGCCAGCAGCACACCAGCTACTCGTAAGGCTGCTCATTGGTCTGCACCAGAGCATGTGAGAGGAGTGGTGGTGTAACAGACTGCAGTTGATCCGTGGCATGCATGTGAACTACGGATGAATTGTAAAGTTTAACCATAATAATAGTGTGACATACATTTTTACTGTCGTTGTtacttaaggctctgacacaccaacccgacggccgacctaCGGCAGAAAAgacagtcggactgatcagtctccccgagttggtcaaaaaagtgcctcggaacacaccgaagcgacgcagACTTAAGCGTATGTTCTACTCGTgcgcaagacgtaatacgtctccataacagcaggcggcgctaatctgtattgtcggccaaaaaatgaaaaccggcagctgattggacgaacgcatcacgtgggtctggcttctcccgaatttcaaagccagaccacaatggcggctcgttcggaatacgatctcgtaaaatagttcaccgaaacgtttctgaaaacattttaagcaagagataggccatgcagttgctgaatctgtcttcatttcagatcgacaaaggtcggtttaaaagattttcgtcagattttgagaggcgttcatcacgctcatcccgctcttCATTTCCGGTAATTGGTCATTGATTCCGACTGCCCAccggccgattcaacaagtcaaattgcCCCAAATGAAcaccgacggctcctccgactgacgacggcacggaacacaccaaacagactcgggtcaccgacctcgccagactgtccgacggccgataatcgggcaACGCAATGTTCTGTTCAAGTGAACGGGGCATGTTAAAAGCAGTTGATGGAGCCAGCTAGACAGGCTCCATCAGGAGACAGGCTAGCCTAGACAGGCTAGGCAGTTGTTAGTTGACTTACCCAAGAATAGGAGGCTTTGAGCCAGGTATGTTTCGG
It encodes:
- the lin7b gene encoding protein lin-7 homolog B codes for the protein MMSSYYHPAKETDMAAMTEPLCLERDVCRVIELLDRLQRSGELPPPKLQALQRVLQSKFCAAIREVYEQLYDTLDIVGGPEVRAQATAKATVAAFAASEGHAHPRVVELPKTEEGLGFNIMGGKEQNSPIYISRVIPGGVADRQGGLKRGDQLLSVNGVSVEGEHHEKAVELLKAAQVSVKLVVRYTPKVLEEMEARFEKMRSARRRQQHTSYSSLESRG
- the snrnp70 gene encoding U1 small nuclear ribonucleoprotein 70 kDa yields the protein MTQFLPPNLLALFAPRDPIPFLPQLEKLPHEKHHNQPYSGIAPFIRHFEDPRDAPPPTRAETRDERLERKRREKIERRQTVVETELKLWDPHNDPNAQGDAFKTLFVARVNYDTTESKLRREFEVYGPIKRIYIVYNKRTAKPRGYAFIEYEHERDMHSAYKHADGKKIDGRRVLVDVERGRTVKGWHPRRLGGGLGGTRRGGADVNIKHSGRDDASRYDDRPLGGDRDRGERRERSRERDREKDRGERRRSRSRERRRRTRSRERERERERPIAAAEDSGGGGGGGGGGGGSRRREREKDRGGAVGGDSRSRERSRERKRRSRSRDRKRDRERGKGLDGEEVSQGDGAPEGGERIPEEHEGEVGEGTDERRDRDRERDRERRRSHRDRDRRRGDRDRDREHKRERGERDRGERREERHGSLRDDMGPQDDMGNEDEGGAPPHMEEYSQDGMMDQQSVPSADGYVSSENGYKMEAPGDEY